The window CCAGAGTTCACTTCCTTGATAAAAGTCAGGAACACCCGGTAGAGACACTTTTAAGACCGTTTGGGCAAGGGAATAGAGCGCTCCAAGTTGGGCTGTTTTGTGGTGAAGCGGGGTGAACACCTTGTTGAAATTACTCTTTTCATCCTCTCCGAGAATTTTGCTGGCGAACGTGGTGTAGGCGTTTTCATACTCTTCGTCCGGGTTAATCCAGCCCGAATGCAATTTGGCTTCGCGTACGGCTTTGGTGAGATAGGCCGCGATGCGTGCAGTATAGTGTTCGTCGCGTGTTTCCGGCCAACTTCCGAGGAGTGTCTGATAGAGGAAGTACTCATCGTTTTTGTCCGGCATGAGTTCGTCGGCATGTTGTGGACGTTTTCGGGCATTAGCGCGGCTAAATTTGTGCAGCGACTCGGACCACTCATCAGCAAGTTCAGATAACGCGCACAAGCGCATGCGCGTATCTTCCCCGCGCTTGGTGTCGTGAGTTGCGGTGGCGTTCATGGATAAGGGCCAGACCTTGCGTCGTTGCTCAATGATTTCGTGGAAATTTTCCGGACGAATACCGAATTGTGTTGGTTCGCATCCGACTTCATTCAGGCAAACAAGCCGATTATAGATATAAAATGCTGTATCTTCCATGCCCTTGGCCATGAGTGGTCCCGTGACTTGTTGGAAGCGCATGGCGAATTGAATCCATTGTCGCTTGTCGTCCTCGGACATGCGGTCATCGAATTCAAGAAGGAGGAATCGTTCGAGAAAGTCGAATTCAAAACGTAAATCGGGATTGCGTCGACGGGCGAGACGAATGGCTGATCGAATATAGTTGAGATCGGCCGGGCGAGCTGCATCATTGCTGATGTACGTTCGATAGACGGGAAATTGGACGAGCAGTTCGGATATGGCTTGGCGGAGAGCACTTTGCGTTATGTCGAATGCGTGGCGGTCTCGACTGGACACGCTGTTGACAAGGCGAGTGAGGTTATCCACATCGCCGGCCATGTGGCGTCGCAGAATTCCACTTTTGGTGCGTTGAGCAATACTTGCCAGGCTACGTTTTTTCTCGATGAACTCTGCATAGATGGAGTCAAACGTTGCTTCATTGTCCCGATCGACGAAAAGGTTTTGACAGAGGCTCAAGGTGTCGTAACCGGTTGTGCCTTGAATGGGCCAGAATCCGGGGAGTGGCTCCTGCCCGATAAGAATTTTCTCTACGACGATATAGGCATTGGGGGCTTCTTCGCGCAATTTTTTCAGGTAGGCCGTTGGATCATACAGCCCGTCGATATGGTCGATTCGTAACCCGGAAAAACGTCCCGCATGGACTTCTTCGAGAATAAACTTGTGGGTATGTTGAAACACCTCATCGTATTCGACACGCAAGGAAATGAGTTCATTAATGCTGAAAAAACGTCGGTAATTGATCTCTTCGCCCGCTACTTTCCAAAACGAGAGACGGAAGTATTGTTTGCCAAGCAGGGCATCGAGCCTGTCAAATCGCTCCGGTCCATCCTGCCCGGTGTCACCGTTGATATATTTGAGGTTGGCGTCAATGAATGCGGAAATCGCCTTGCTGCCTTTCTTGAGCTCATGAAGCATGCGCTTGATGAACGAGATTTGATCGTAGCGTTCGAGTCCTTCAGACCGGGGGGCCAGATTCTTGATGTTGTAGAGTACGCCGAGCAGCTTGATGTAATCGGGATTTTCTCGCCCGAG of the Desulfovibrio inopinatus DSM 10711 genome contains:
- the treY gene encoding malto-oligosyltrehalose synthase, with the protein product MNTPDATYRLQLHAQFGFSEVKALVPYLHELGITHIYASPIFKARPGSRHGYDVCDHQILNPELGDQAAYNGMMTSLKEYGMGWVQDIVPNHMAVSGENRMLVDVLENGEASRFFEFFDIDWDHPFESIKGRMIAPFLGAFYGKTLENGEITIGFDENGFHVRYYELRFPLRIDSYDDILTLGLKQLRSKLGRENPDYIKLLGVLYNIKNLAPRSEGLERYDQISFIKRMLHELKKGSKAISAFIDANLKYINGDTGQDGPERFDRLDALLGKQYFRLSFWKVAGEEINYRRFFSINELISLRVEYDEVFQHTHKFILEEVHAGRFSGLRIDHIDGLYDPTAYLKKLREEAPNAYIVVEKILIGQEPLPGFWPIQGTTGYDTLSLCQNLFVDRDNEATFDSIYAEFIEKKRSLASIAQRTKSGILRRHMAGDVDNLTRLVNSVSSRDRHAFDITQSALRQAISELLVQFPVYRTYISNDAARPADLNYIRSAIRLARRRNPDLRFEFDFLERFLLLEFDDRMSEDDKRQWIQFAMRFQQVTGPLMAKGMEDTAFYIYNRLVCLNEVGCEPTQFGIRPENFHEIIEQRRKVWPLSMNATATHDTKRGEDTRMRLCALSELADEWSESLHKFSRANARKRPQHADELMPDKNDEYFLYQTLLGSWPETRDEHYTARIAAYLTKAVREAKLHSGWINPDEEYENAYTTFASKILGEDEKSNFNKVFTPLHHKTAQLGALYSLAQTVLKVSLPGVPDFYQGSELWDLSLVDPDNRQPVDFTLRRKMLSGLKKEFSSKPLDLCESLLSHYEDGRIKLFTIWRTLMCRKAHPELFLEGNYTPLLFEGRHSVHAFGFVRQIETMTAIVLVPRLAAGLLKTEGLSLGDVFKDTDAITENLPHGEYEDVITGESITVEDRLHLDSALQHFPVALFLFVA